A single Lancefieldella parvula DSM 20469 DNA region contains:
- a CDS encoding ABC transporter ATP-binding protein — MSKVIEVHKLHRIYETAAGLTHALRGVSLTVEKGEFLCIMGPSGSGKSTLMNILGCLDTPTAGSYKLEGLEVADLSDDDLAEIRATRLGFVFQSFNLLPRTTVLRNVTLPLIYSDIPAKERELRAWKALRSVGLPEEYYEHKSNELSGGQVQRVAIARALVNDPAVIFADEPTGNLDSATSEMVLNTFKSMQERGKTIVLITHDPETALWADRVVHIRDGRLLTDEQEKEFVKHHTAQTSTDVQAATGVQTAVDVQTATGGATL, encoded by the coding sequence ATGTCCAAAGTAATTGAGGTACATAAGCTGCATCGCATTTATGAGACAGCTGCGGGTTTGACGCACGCTCTACGAGGTGTTTCACTAACTGTGGAGAAGGGTGAGTTTCTCTGCATTATGGGTCCGTCTGGCTCGGGTAAATCAACCCTGATGAACATCTTAGGCTGCCTAGATACACCTACTGCTGGTTCGTACAAGTTAGAAGGACTTGAAGTTGCGGATCTTTCTGATGATGATCTAGCAGAGATTCGTGCCACGCGTCTGGGCTTTGTTTTCCAGTCGTTTAACTTACTGCCGCGTACTACGGTGCTGCGAAACGTTACGTTGCCGCTCATCTACTCAGACATTCCTGCAAAAGAACGAGAGCTGCGTGCTTGGAAGGCACTACGCTCCGTTGGTCTGCCCGAGGAATACTACGAGCATAAGTCTAATGAGCTTTCCGGTGGTCAGGTGCAGCGTGTTGCAATTGCTCGTGCGCTTGTTAACGACCCGGCGGTTATTTTTGCTGATGAACCAACGGGTAATCTTGATTCCGCGACAAGTGAGATGGTTCTTAACACGTTTAAATCTATGCAGGAGCGTGGCAAGACAATCGTGCTAATTACCCACGACCCTGAGACTGCTCTGTGGGCTGATCGAGTAGTGCATATTCGTGACGGTCGCTTGCTTACTGACGAGCAGGAAAAAGAGTTTGTGAAGCATCACACTGCACAGACTTCAACGGACGTGCAAGCCGCAACGGGTGTGCAGACTGCAGTAGACGTACAGACCGCGACAGGAGGTGCCACGCTATGA